One stretch of Akkermansia sp. RCC_12PD DNA includes these proteins:
- a CDS encoding heparan-alpha-glucosaminide N-acetyltransferase domain-containing protein, protein MNHLSPTSERPPRLASLDALRGLDMFVILGLDALILLLASKAPDNELLKIAAIQMTHAGWQGLRLYDLVFPVFVFIAGVSMSFSLSRHEDEKTGPGPGLLKIWKRASLLVLLGMLVNGPLTWTEDMRYASVLGLIGLSCAMGGTCVLLLRCRKAIAAATGGILALVALLQFFGGDFTPSGSVNSWLDAHMLPGSLHGGTFDPEGPLCIISAAALCLGGWLAGTFLQDGRVPPVRRILLMLAAGTCLFGMAWGLDGIYPIIKKMWTGTFVLAAAGVSLILLAFFHLVIDVWKFRIWSFPLRIIGLNALAAYLIYQLLNIHSLNQRIFSGAADLFPPFQPVFLAVTLLLLQWLILFFFYKRSIFIKL, encoded by the coding sequence GTGAATCATCTCTCTCCCACTTCCGAACGTCCCCCCAGACTGGCATCCCTGGATGCCCTGCGGGGTTTGGACATGTTCGTCATTCTGGGGCTGGACGCGCTTATCCTGCTACTGGCTTCCAAAGCGCCGGACAACGAACTGCTCAAAATCGCCGCCATCCAGATGACTCATGCCGGTTGGCAGGGACTGCGCCTGTATGACCTCGTCTTCCCCGTCTTCGTCTTCATTGCGGGCGTTTCCATGTCTTTCTCACTGTCACGGCATGAGGATGAAAAAACCGGACCGGGGCCGGGCCTGCTCAAAATCTGGAAGAGGGCCTCTCTCCTGGTCCTCCTGGGAATGCTTGTCAACGGCCCCCTTACCTGGACGGAAGACATGAGGTATGCGTCCGTGCTGGGGCTCATCGGCCTTTCCTGCGCCATGGGGGGCACCTGCGTGCTCCTGCTCAGGTGCCGGAAAGCCATAGCCGCCGCGACAGGCGGCATTCTGGCCCTGGTCGCCCTGCTCCAATTCTTCGGAGGGGACTTCACTCCTTCCGGCTCCGTCAATTCATGGCTGGACGCGCACATGCTTCCGGGGAGCCTGCACGGCGGGACATTTGATCCGGAAGGCCCCCTCTGCATCATCTCTGCAGCCGCCCTGTGCCTGGGAGGCTGGCTGGCCGGAACCTTCCTGCAGGACGGGCGCGTGCCGCCAGTCCGCCGCATCCTGCTGATGCTGGCCGCGGGAACATGCCTGTTCGGAATGGCGTGGGGACTGGACGGCATCTACCCCATCATCAAGAAAATGTGGACCGGTACATTCGTGCTGGCCGCGGCAGGCGTCTCCCTGATACTGCTGGCTTTTTTCCATCTGGTCATAGACGTCTGGAAATTTCGGATATGGTCGTTCCCCCTGCGCATTATCGGCCTGAACGCGCTGGCGGCCTACCTGATTTACCAGCTTCTCAACATCCACTCCCTCAACCAGCGCATCTTCAGCGGGGCGGCAGACCTGTTCCCGCCCTTCCAGCCCGTTTTTCTGGCCGTCACCCTGCTCCTGCTGCAATGGCTGATTCTTTTTTTCTTCTACAAACGCAGCATTTTTATCAAACTGTAG
- a CDS encoding Sip1-related alpha-galactosidase translates to MMTTARLIMPLLMALTAWTAVAQPQTSLLRPVPGKTALPLPVPPYQSFCWFAADRGRWPGDGNRVLPWFGKTDPGKLMDDKPNPTVAKPGVHAMFALFHLKDGRYMAVLPVAEPDSLAWLNIDGKGNFMVEYGTLGKNLAKPQSVLAVMAVDGNIYNTCSAVWEKALSLPFLKGRTLPREKKAYPEPFKYLGWCSWEQYKKNITSALLEKTARHLEESPVPVRWLLVDDGFQVQEGLKLISFQPRQDKFPEGWKPLMKHKSAKLKWMGLWHCYYGLWKGIHPEHRLGPQAARGLVSTPKGCILPGDGPGGAGAFYKPFLQSVRDAGFDFVKIDVQAEYLKQADGLDNPVHHNTKCSEALEKACRQTGLELINCMAQGTVNIQNTRHSAVTRCSIDYKMGDEAMGKSHLLQSYANTLWLGQTAWPDHDMFHSTDPASARLMAVSKAVSGGPVYLSDPADKLNPEHIMPLVWSDGLLLRPLAPAVPLPDSVFLDALNENRLYRVIAPLPGQSAAIVLYNLKHPSPEAAVRGKISLNDYRYAAALLKGKQALNYYGTPVEGIAAYSAEGGRALTASRPELDVEITGFQDRLFILAPIVGGWAVIGRGDKFLSPCAVEGSTEYAETSLRFRIRESGPVVIWHGKGPVKAGGTPVKNLGNGFYELQFPVSSRPLDVTVTAE, encoded by the coding sequence ATGATGACAACCGCACGCCTGATCATGCCATTGCTGATGGCACTCACTGCCTGGACGGCCGTTGCCCAGCCGCAAACCTCCCTGCTGCGTCCCGTACCGGGAAAAACCGCACTCCCCCTTCCCGTACCGCCCTACCAATCCTTCTGCTGGTTTGCGGCGGACCGGGGCCGATGGCCCGGCGACGGCAACCGCGTGCTGCCCTGGTTTGGCAAAACGGACCCCGGCAAGCTGATGGACGACAAGCCGAACCCCACCGTCGCGAAGCCGGGCGTGCACGCCATGTTTGCCCTGTTCCATCTCAAGGACGGCCGGTACATGGCCGTACTGCCCGTTGCCGAACCGGATTCCCTGGCCTGGCTGAACATTGACGGAAAGGGAAACTTCATGGTGGAATACGGCACCCTGGGGAAAAACCTCGCCAAACCCCAGTCCGTCCTCGCCGTCATGGCCGTGGACGGCAATATTTACAACACCTGCTCCGCCGTATGGGAAAAAGCCCTGTCCCTCCCCTTTTTGAAAGGCAGAACCCTTCCCCGTGAAAAAAAGGCCTACCCGGAACCCTTCAAATATCTCGGCTGGTGCAGTTGGGAACAATACAAGAAAAACATCACTTCCGCCCTTCTTGAAAAAACGGCGCGCCATCTGGAGGAATCCCCCGTACCCGTCCGGTGGCTGCTGGTGGACGACGGCTTCCAGGTCCAGGAAGGGCTCAAGCTGATCAGCTTTCAGCCCCGGCAGGATAAATTCCCGGAGGGCTGGAAACCCCTCATGAAGCACAAAAGCGCCAAGCTGAAATGGATGGGCCTGTGGCACTGCTATTATGGCCTTTGGAAGGGCATCCACCCCGAACACCGGCTCGGCCCTCAGGCCGCGCGCGGACTGGTCTCCACCCCCAAGGGCTGCATCCTGCCCGGCGATGGTCCCGGCGGAGCCGGGGCATTCTACAAGCCCTTTCTCCAGTCAGTCAGGGATGCCGGATTCGATTTCGTGAAGATCGACGTCCAGGCGGAATACCTGAAACAGGCGGACGGCCTGGACAATCCGGTCCACCACAACACCAAATGCTCCGAAGCGCTGGAAAAGGCATGCCGCCAGACGGGCCTAGAACTGATCAACTGCATGGCCCAGGGAACCGTCAACATCCAGAACACGCGGCACAGCGCCGTCACCCGGTGCAGCATCGACTACAAGATGGGAGACGAGGCCATGGGCAAATCCCACCTACTCCAGTCCTACGCCAACACGCTGTGGCTGGGGCAGACTGCATGGCCGGACCACGACATGTTCCATTCCACGGACCCCGCCAGCGCCCGCCTGATGGCCGTCTCCAAGGCCGTATCCGGCGGCCCCGTCTATCTCTCGGACCCGGCGGACAAGCTCAACCCGGAACACATCATGCCCCTCGTCTGGTCGGACGGACTGCTGCTTCGGCCCCTGGCCCCCGCCGTCCCCCTGCCGGACTCCGTCTTTCTGGACGCCCTGAATGAAAACCGCCTTTACCGGGTCATCGCCCCGTTGCCCGGCCAAAGCGCCGCCATAGTTCTGTACAATCTGAAACACCCCTCCCCGGAAGCGGCCGTCCGCGGAAAAATCTCCCTGAACGACTACCGTTACGCCGCCGCCCTGCTGAAAGGAAAGCAGGCGCTAAACTACTACGGGACACCCGTGGAAGGCATCGCCGCCTATTCGGCGGAAGGGGGACGCGCCCTCACGGCATCCCGGCCGGAGCTGGACGTGGAGATCACGGGCTTCCAGGACCGCCTGTTCATCCTGGCTCCGATTGTCGGCGGCTGGGCCGTCATCGGCAGAGGGGACAAATTCCTCTCCCCCTGTGCCGTCGAAGGCAGCACGGAATATGCGGAAACCTCTCTTCGCTTCCGCATCAGGGAATCGGGACCGGTCGTCATCTGGCATGGAAAAGGCCCGGTCAAGGCAGGCGGCACGCCCGTCAAAAACCTGGGGAACGGATTCTATGAACTTCAATTCCCCGTCTCCTCCCGGCCCTTGGACGTCACGGTAACGGCGGAATGA
- a CDS encoding alpha/beta hydrolase — protein sequence MELFTEADHLAEARYRKLLREQPGFAWRRFSDGEELMAYVFFPPGHEASASIPSVLFFHGGMWVGKSLGDFVPWALHLAQQGIAGIIPMFRTRGAYEVEPLDILEEAREAWAWVYENASLLGLDPARITVAGSDAGGLMALHAALPDQPARWSLFRKKAPLPPGPAAVALFRGVCDLSADSVFKLTDTMTPEQRDSLNPLKRLQKGLPPLFASHGGRDRLLPWRTSERLAELWMKKRNKARFELLDVADHTFYHFNVNAAYFEQLLNSWSSFMVEQGLWEYNEGMDAGLLG from the coding sequence ATGGAATTGTTCACGGAAGCCGATCATCTGGCGGAAGCCCGCTACAGGAAACTGTTGCGGGAACAGCCCGGCTTTGCATGGAGGCGCTTTTCCGACGGAGAGGAACTGATGGCCTACGTGTTTTTTCCTCCGGGCCATGAGGCGTCCGCTTCCATTCCCTCCGTCCTGTTTTTTCATGGCGGCATGTGGGTGGGCAAGAGCCTGGGGGATTTTGTGCCGTGGGCCCTTCATCTGGCCCAGCAGGGCATTGCGGGCATTATTCCAATGTTCCGCACGCGCGGCGCGTATGAAGTGGAGCCGCTGGATATTCTGGAAGAAGCGCGCGAGGCTTGGGCCTGGGTGTATGAGAATGCCTCCCTGCTGGGGCTGGACCCGGCCCGCATTACCGTAGCGGGCAGCGACGCCGGTGGGCTGATGGCCCTGCATGCGGCGCTGCCGGACCAGCCCGCCCGCTGGTCCCTTTTCCGTAAAAAAGCTCCTTTGCCGCCCGGACCTGCGGCGGTGGCCCTGTTCCGGGGCGTATGCGACCTTTCTGCGGATTCCGTGTTCAAGCTGACGGACACGATGACTCCGGAACAAAGGGATTCCCTGAATCCGCTGAAGCGTCTGCAAAAGGGGCTTCCCCCCTTGTTCGCCAGTCATGGGGGACGGGACAGGTTGCTGCCGTGGCGGACCAGCGAACGCTTGGCGGAATTGTGGATGAAGAAGAGGAATAAGGCCAGGTTCGAGCTTCTGGACGTGGCCGATCACACGTTTTACCATTTTAATGTGAATGCCGCCTATTTTGAGCAGCTTCTCAACAGTTGGAGCTCTTTCATGGTGGAGCAGGGCCTGTGGGAGTATAACGAGGGGATGGATGCGGGCCTGCTGGGCTGA
- a CDS encoding DUF308 domain-containing protein — protein MTTQPQVNSTSVSGGSWWMGILGVIELFLGFIALASPWLVGASFIWVIGIMLMVLAVIRLVQVFTVPASRGWNLVMAILYAIVGWFLFRDPNISLAITTLIIGWGLVIAAVFQGALWLQTRSLPASGWRLFNVIITLILGLMVIFGWPESSAWFIGTLVAVELIFSGWTLLLYAFSGRSGRLRESL, from the coding sequence ATGACAACTCAACCTCAAGTCAACAGCACCTCGGTGTCCGGCGGTTCATGGTGGATGGGCATCCTTGGCGTCATTGAGCTATTTCTTGGATTTATTGCTCTGGCGTCCCCTTGGCTCGTAGGAGCCAGCTTCATCTGGGTCATCGGCATCATGCTGATGGTACTGGCCGTCATCCGGCTGGTGCAGGTATTTACCGTACCGGCCTCCAGAGGGTGGAACCTAGTGATGGCCATCCTGTACGCCATCGTCGGCTGGTTCCTGTTCCGTGACCCGAACATCTCCCTGGCCATCACCACGCTCATCATCGGATGGGGCCTGGTCATCGCAGCCGTCTTCCAGGGCGCCTTATGGCTCCAGACCCGCTCCCTTCCTGCCAGCGGATGGCGCCTGTTCAATGTAATCATTACGCTGATTCTTGGTCTCATGGTCATCTTCGGCTGGCCGGAATCCTCCGCCTGGTTCATCGGCACGCTGGTTGCAGTGGAACTCATCTTCTCCGGATGGACGCTGCTCCTGTACGCCTTCAGCGGCCGCTCCGGCCGTCTCCGCGAATCACTTTAA
- a CDS encoding HesA/MoeB/ThiF family protein — MPLTQEETERYARHLSLPELGEEGQQKLKRAHIALVGLGGLGSPAALYLAAAGVGRLTLIDPDAVTLSNLQRQILHATDSAGTAKTDSASCRLKALNPAVEITTATERLTPDNALALLEKCDLAVDASDNYAARFALADACAALRIPLVHGAVKGFIGQATVFAPHEGTACYRCLFPEETPMQEEDIASAAGILGAHAGIIGCIQALEALKALAGIPSPLRGGLLSADTLRMRFTVIPLHPSPTCKCRNGGEEEPQ, encoded by the coding sequence ATGCCCCTCACCCAGGAAGAAACGGAACGCTACGCAAGGCATCTTTCCCTGCCGGAACTGGGCGAGGAAGGGCAGCAAAAACTCAAACGGGCGCACATCGCCCTGGTGGGCCTCGGGGGGCTTGGTTCCCCCGCGGCCCTTTACCTTGCCGCCGCCGGAGTGGGCAGGCTCACCCTCATTGATCCGGACGCGGTCACCCTCTCCAATCTCCAGCGCCAGATCCTGCACGCCACGGACTCCGCCGGAACCGCCAAGACGGACAGCGCGTCCTGCCGCCTGAAAGCCCTGAACCCCGCCGTGGAAATCACCACGGCCACGGAACGCCTCACGCCGGACAATGCCCTGGCCCTGCTGGAAAAATGCGACTTGGCCGTGGACGCTTCAGACAACTACGCGGCACGCTTTGCCCTGGCGGATGCCTGCGCCGCCCTCCGCATCCCGCTGGTGCACGGCGCCGTGAAAGGCTTCATCGGCCAGGCGACCGTGTTCGCCCCCCACGAAGGCACGGCCTGCTACCGCTGCCTCTTTCCGGAGGAAACGCCCATGCAGGAGGAAGACATCGCCTCCGCGGCAGGCATCCTGGGCGCGCATGCGGGAATCATCGGGTGCATCCAGGCGCTGGAAGCCCTGAAAGCCCTTGCCGGCATCCCCTCTCCGCTCAGGGGAGGGCTGCTCTCCGCGGACACCCTGCGCATGCGATTCACGGTCATTCCCCTGCATCCCAGCCCCACCTGCAAATGCAGGAACGGAGGGGAGGAGGAGCCGCAATGA
- a CDS encoding KpsF/GutQ family sugar-phosphate isomerase has product MNHLTRARSVFEMEIEELRGVLSRLDENFNKAVDLMSRALDRGNKIVIAGVGKSGNVGAKIVATLNSTGTPTVMLDSLNALHGDLGIVQDGDVCIAMSFSGETTELLTLLPFIKRFELPVISMTGNIHSSLAKYSDVVLDTGVSREACPLNLAPTSSTTAMLVMGDALAMALVEARHFTARDFAKRHPGGSLGRALLTRVSDIMRQGDEMAILPETATVNDCLKAMTTAHTGACILLTADGKLAGIFTHGDFVRAYGANPLIGQQPVGGLMTRNPIYVMEDDLAAEAVKAVSNRHIDDLVVLNKDMAPVGIIDLQDLARMKLV; this is encoded by the coding sequence ATGAACCATTTAACACGCGCCAGATCCGTTTTTGAAATGGAGATTGAAGAACTGCGTGGCGTCCTGTCCCGGCTGGATGAAAACTTCAACAAGGCCGTGGACCTCATGTCCCGGGCCCTGGACCGCGGCAACAAGATCGTCATCGCCGGCGTCGGAAAATCCGGCAACGTCGGGGCCAAAATCGTAGCCACCCTGAACTCCACGGGCACGCCCACCGTCATGCTGGACTCCCTGAACGCCCTGCACGGGGACCTGGGCATCGTCCAGGACGGAGACGTCTGCATCGCCATGTCCTTCTCCGGGGAAACCACGGAACTCCTGACCCTCCTTCCCTTCATCAAGCGCTTTGAACTTCCCGTCATCTCCATGACGGGAAACATCCATTCTTCTCTGGCCAAATACTCGGACGTCGTCCTGGACACGGGAGTTTCTCGCGAGGCCTGCCCGCTGAACCTGGCCCCCACATCCAGCACCACGGCCATGCTCGTCATGGGGGACGCCCTCGCCATGGCCCTGGTGGAAGCGCGCCACTTCACCGCAAGAGACTTTGCCAAACGCCACCCGGGCGGCTCCCTGGGCCGCGCCCTCCTTACCAGGGTGAGCGACATCATGCGCCAGGGGGATGAAATGGCCATTCTTCCGGAAACGGCCACCGTCAACGACTGCCTGAAAGCAATGACCACCGCCCACACGGGAGCCTGCATCCTGCTCACGGCGGACGGCAAACTGGCCGGCATCTTCACCCACGGCGACTTCGTCAGGGCCTACGGCGCCAACCCTCTCATCGGCCAGCAGCCCGTCGGCGGCCTCATGACCCGCAACCCCATCTACGTGATGGAAGACGACCTGGCGGCGGAAGCCGTGAAAGCCGTCAGCAACCGCCACATTGACGACCTGGTGGTACTCAACAAGGACATGGCGCCCGTCGGCATCATCGACCTCCAGGACCTGGCACGGATGAAGCTGGTCTAA
- a CDS encoding YdjY domain-containing protein yields MSLKFLIPLITCAWGFSHAQDISVAQETPAQQKQEETSPEVPLPDGKTVPKFEPLDDHRIKIGNVIVNHKERTVSFNAQVNMKEGILEYVCCMPNGKLHESLLVSEADPLHISLGMTLLKFHRFEKFFPVRDENFEWLPFTEPKPADYADAYVQIVMTYTQDGKEQKSDFSDFVVNSQTRKGIDPKDWLYTNSFFYEGAYQASLSGEIISIFASRTSPINYIGDFHDGVNDTGWIVNPRKNLPVGTNVTVTISQKTVQPKQ; encoded by the coding sequence ATGTCTCTCAAATTCCTTATACCCCTCATCACCTGCGCCTGGGGCTTCTCCCATGCCCAGGACATCTCCGTTGCCCAGGAAACCCCGGCACAGCAGAAACAGGAGGAAACCTCCCCGGAAGTCCCCCTGCCGGACGGCAAGACGGTACCCAAATTCGAACCGCTGGACGACCACCGCATCAAGATAGGTAACGTCATCGTCAACCACAAGGAGCGCACCGTCAGCTTCAATGCCCAGGTCAACATGAAAGAGGGCATTCTGGAATACGTCTGCTGCATGCCCAACGGCAAGCTTCATGAATCGCTGCTGGTGTCCGAGGCGGACCCCCTGCACATCAGTCTGGGCATGACCCTTCTCAAATTTCACCGTTTTGAAAAATTCTTCCCGGTCCGGGATGAAAACTTTGAATGGCTTCCTTTCACGGAGCCCAAACCGGCGGACTATGCGGACGCCTATGTCCAGATTGTCATGACCTACACGCAGGACGGCAAGGAACAGAAAAGCGACTTTTCCGACTTCGTCGTCAACTCCCAAACCCGCAAGGGGATTGATCCCAAGGACTGGCTCTACACCAACTCCTTCTTCTACGAAGGGGCCTACCAGGCCAGCCTGAGCGGGGAAATCATCTCCATCTTTGCCAGCCGCACCTCCCCCATCAACTACATCGGGGACTTTCACGACGGCGTCAATGACACGGGCTGGATCGTCAATCCCCGGAAAAACCTGCCCGTCGGCACCAACGTCACCGTCACCATCTCTCAAAAAACGGTCCAACCCAAACAATAA
- a CDS encoding prenyltransferase/squalene oxidase repeat-containing protein, with product MFKSVLSLTLAAALGTAALGQTTLTAVPGEAASAKYASIKQEILRAIEKGNEYLKNKQNPEGYWAQPSYPALTALAVTAYMRDPENQGKPLPEYIRKGYDFILKSQKEDGSIFNRGMSSYNTAVCMMALLAANKEEYAPAILKARAYLIKQQNHFAPDNPYNGGIGYGDKKAPPIADLSNTSLALEAIYYSQKLAKDGKYGEQPDLDWNAATEFINRCQQNPAVNKEPWVSDDKSQLGGFVYRPGVASAKDAKSAAFDKAEPPKAYGSMTYAGMQSLIYANVDKNDPRVKLALKWLENSYNLDENPGMGVQGLYYYYQAMSKALSALGIDYLTLEDGRKVDWRDELANKLISIQKSDGSWVNTNNRWWEADPVLVTAYCVLSLEQLYHSIPK from the coding sequence ATGTTTAAATCCGTACTTTCATTAACTCTGGCCGCCGCGCTGGGCACGGCGGCATTGGGGCAAACCACTCTCACGGCAGTTCCGGGAGAAGCGGCCTCCGCCAAATACGCCTCCATCAAGCAGGAAATCCTGCGCGCCATTGAAAAAGGGAATGAATACCTGAAAAACAAACAGAATCCGGAAGGCTACTGGGCCCAGCCCTCCTACCCGGCCCTGACGGCCCTGGCGGTCACCGCCTATATGCGCGATCCGGAAAACCAGGGCAAGCCCCTCCCAGAATACATCCGGAAGGGATACGACTTCATCCTGAAATCCCAGAAAGAGGACGGCTCCATCTTCAACCGCGGCATGTCCTCCTACAACACGGCCGTGTGCATGATGGCCCTGCTGGCCGCCAACAAGGAGGAATACGCCCCCGCCATCCTCAAGGCGCGCGCCTACCTCATCAAGCAGCAGAACCACTTCGCTCCGGACAACCCCTACAACGGCGGCATCGGCTACGGGGACAAAAAGGCTCCCCCCATTGCGGACCTCTCCAACACCTCCCTGGCCCTGGAAGCCATCTACTACTCCCAGAAACTCGCCAAGGACGGCAAATACGGCGAACAGCCCGACCTGGACTGGAACGCGGCCACGGAATTCATCAACCGCTGCCAGCAAAACCCCGCCGTCAACAAGGAACCCTGGGTATCGGATGACAAATCCCAGCTCGGCGGCTTCGTGTACCGCCCCGGCGTAGCAAGCGCCAAGGATGCGAAAAGCGCCGCCTTTGACAAGGCGGAACCGCCCAAGGCCTACGGCAGCATGACCTATGCGGGCATGCAGTCCCTTATCTACGCCAACGTGGACAAAAACGATCCCCGTGTCAAGCTGGCCCTCAAATGGCTGGAAAACAGCTACAACCTGGATGAAAACCCCGGCATGGGCGTCCAGGGCCTTTACTACTACTACCAGGCCATGTCCAAGGCCCTCAGCGCCCTGGGCATCGACTACCTGACCCTGGAAGACGGCCGCAAGGTGGACTGGCGCGACGAACTGGCCAACAAGCTCATCTCCATCCAGAAAAGCGACGGCTCCTGGGTGAACACCAACAACCGCTGGTGGGAGGCGGACCCCGTCCTGGTCACGGCATACTGCGTCCTTTCCCTGGAGCAATTGTACCACTCCATCCCCAAATAG
- a CDS encoding DoxX family protein, which yields MNSIDSITIAAAGWGLLVLRLTLALILWPHGAQKVLGWFGGAGWDGTYRTFTEKMGIPPFLTKVAMLTEFCAPICLVLGLFTRVAALGVMIMMIVAMTKHLKNGYFANWSGKKAGEGIEFHVLYAGAALALLLTGPGPWSIDAWFMNIVHAIFG from the coding sequence ATGAACAGCATTGATTCCATCACCATCGCCGCGGCAGGCTGGGGCCTGCTGGTCCTCCGCCTCACCCTGGCCCTGATCCTGTGGCCCCACGGCGCCCAGAAAGTGCTGGGCTGGTTCGGCGGCGCGGGATGGGACGGAACCTACCGGACATTTACGGAAAAAATGGGCATTCCGCCGTTCCTCACCAAGGTGGCCATGCTCACGGAATTCTGCGCCCCCATCTGCCTGGTCCTGGGGCTGTTCACACGGGTAGCGGCGCTGGGAGTCATGATCATGATGATCGTTGCCATGACCAAGCACCTCAAAAACGGCTACTTTGCCAACTGGTCCGGCAAAAAGGCTGGGGAAGGAATTGAATTCCATGTTCTTTACGCCGGAGCGGCACTGGCTCTTCTGCTGACCGGACCCGGACCCTGGTCCATAGACGCGTGGTTCATGAACATCGTGCACGCCATCTTCGGCTGA
- the cysE gene encoding serine O-acetyltransferase has protein sequence MTSLKRTKLRQCTNCLCVINGVWEWVEECAREAADEEPAMRGILDDVCLSRNSLATSISARLARKLSRRDMPRELIEPLIREALADEESILSQIAHDLIAIVDRDPACRTPLEPLLFYKGFHAITTYRISHWLWKHGRTIMALQFQSLASEVFAVDIHPAASIGCGILLDHATSFVVGETAIIRDNVSILHEVTLGGTGKEEGDRHPIVESGVLIGAGAKILGRVTIGQCAKIAACSVVLEDVPPHTTVAGVPAVIVNDSVPDNPALEMNQCLCD, from the coding sequence ATGACCAGCCTGAAAAGAACCAAACTCCGGCAATGCACCAACTGCCTATGCGTTATCAACGGCGTCTGGGAATGGGTGGAGGAATGCGCCCGGGAAGCGGCGGACGAGGAACCCGCCATGCGCGGCATTCTGGACGACGTCTGCCTCTCCCGCAACTCCCTGGCCACCTCCATCTCCGCACGGCTGGCCCGCAAGCTCTCCCGCCGGGACATGCCGCGGGAACTGATCGAGCCCCTCATCAGGGAAGCCCTGGCGGATGAAGAAAGCATTCTGAGCCAGATCGCCCACGATCTGATCGCCATCGTGGACCGTGATCCGGCCTGCCGCACCCCGCTGGAACCCCTGCTGTTCTACAAGGGGTTCCACGCCATCACCACCTACCGCATTTCCCACTGGCTGTGGAAACACGGCCGCACGATCATGGCCCTGCAATTCCAAAGCCTTGCCAGCGAAGTATTTGCCGTGGACATCCACCCCGCCGCCTCCATCGGGTGCGGCATCCTGCTGGACCACGCCACCAGCTTCGTGGTGGGGGAAACCGCCATCATCCGCGACAACGTCTCCATCCTGCATGAAGTCACGCTGGGAGGCACCGGGAAAGAGGAAGGGGACCGCCACCCCATCGTGGAATCCGGCGTTTTGATCGGCGCCGGAGCAAAAATTCTGGGCCGTGTCACCATCGGCCAATGCGCAAAAATCGCGGCCTGCTCCGTCGTGCTGGAAGATGTCCCGCCGCACACCACCGTGGCAGGCGTTCCGGCCGTCATTGTCAATGACTCCGTTCCGGATAATCCCGCGCTGGAAATGAACCAGTGTCTTTGCGACTGA